One genomic region from Pseudocalidococcus azoricus BACA0444 encodes:
- a CDS encoding DUF6515 family protein: MSRRDIPLTILFATFLIVTNMGVGLVVQARPGGGGRPSGGSVNRGSVGSSGRSANVRQSGNFSGNLQNSGNFGSRPTTRPSNPSTATRPSNPGTINRPSNPGTANRPSNPGTINRPGTQPGGDINRTPGNITNVGNRTPGNINSGSVTNRGGNTVNNISGNEVNIDRTTNINRNTAVNTGGAWRGGGWYGGGYYVPPGWGWGAAAFAGGLAIGAAINSAPPYYTNIYVGGNPYIYSDGVYLTQQGSSYIVVAPPVGAVVSYLPEGCQAFTQDGSQYFDCSGVIYQPYYDSGALAYMVVGGGS, from the coding sequence ATGTCTCGCCGCGATATTCCCCTCACAATTTTGTTCGCCACTTTTCTGATTGTGACCAATATGGGAGTCGGATTAGTGGTTCAAGCCAGGCCTGGGGGGGGTGGACGGCCCTCTGGGGGAAGTGTCAATCGTGGCAGTGTCGGGAGTAGTGGCCGGAGCGCAAATGTTCGCCAATCTGGAAATTTTTCCGGCAACCTGCAAAACTCGGGTAACTTTGGTAGCCGGCCAACAACACGCCCCTCTAATCCCAGTACTGCGACTCGGCCTTCTAACCCTGGAACCATTAACCGTCCGTCTAATCCGGGAACGGCCAATCGCCCCTCTAATCCCGGAACCATTAACCGGCCTGGAACTCAACCTGGTGGGGACATCAATCGCACCCCTGGAAATATTACTAACGTTGGCAACCGTACCCCCGGCAATATTAATTCTGGTAGCGTCACCAATCGGGGCGGCAATACGGTCAATAACATCAGCGGTAACGAGGTTAATATTGATCGCACTACAAATATCAATCGCAACACAGCAGTGAATACGGGCGGGGCCTGGCGGGGAGGTGGTTGGTATGGTGGCGGCTATTATGTCCCACCGGGTTGGGGTTGGGGGGCCGCAGCCTTTGCTGGTGGGTTGGCCATTGGAGCAGCAATCAATTCAGCCCCTCCCTACTACACCAATATCTATGTGGGCGGCAATCCTTACATCTACTCGGATGGGGTGTATTTAACCCAGCAGGGCAGTTCCTATATTGTTGTTGCACCACCCGTGGGGGCCGTTGTCTCTTACTTGCCAGAGGGATGCCAGGCCTTTACCCAAGATGGTTCCCAATACTTTGACTGTAGTGGTGTGATTTATCAGCCCTATTATGACAGTGGTGCTCTTGCCTATATGGTTGTCGGTGGTGGTTCCTAG
- the pyrE gene encoding orotate phosphoribosyltransferase has translation MTSELRSELLQLLRTQAYREGDFTLSSGQKSSYYINCKPVTLSARGALLVGRLLLAELPPSTQAVAGLTLGADPIVTAVSVVSAYEYPPAAQLPALIIRKETKSHGTRAYIEGPVLPAGTEIAVLEDVVTTGGSALKAVERLREAGYGVKLVLGIVDRDCGGQELFANHGLDFKALFTIGEFQTR, from the coding sequence ATGACCTCAGAACTGCGATCCGAACTACTCCAACTTCTCCGCACCCAGGCCTATCGGGAGGGAGATTTCACCCTTTCATCTGGACAAAAAAGTAGCTACTACATCAACTGCAAACCCGTGACACTCTCTGCGAGAGGAGCCTTATTGGTGGGCCGGTTGCTGTTGGCCGAATTACCCCCTAGTACCCAGGCCGTAGCAGGTCTCACCCTCGGGGCAGATCCAATTGTGACGGCGGTGAGCGTGGTTTCGGCCTATGAATATCCCCCAGCCGCCCAATTACCTGCCTTGATTATTCGTAAAGAAACAAAATCCCATGGAACCCGCGCCTATATTGAGGGTCCGGTTTTGCCTGCGGGGACTGAAATTGCCGTGCTCGAGGATGTGGTCACCACGGGGGGATCGGCTCTGAAGGCGGTAGAACGGCTCCGGGAGGCTGGCTATGGGGTCAAGCTAGTTTTGGGAATTGTCGATCGCGACTGTGGTGGACAAGAGCTATTTGCTAACCATGGGCTGGACTTTAAGGCGTTGTTTACAATTGGCGAGTTCCAAACCCGTTGA
- the sufC gene encoding Fe-S cluster assembly ATPase SufC — protein MICPDSPVILSVRELTADVEDTPILKGLNLEIRAGEVHAIMGPNGSGKSTFSKILAGHPDYTVTGGEVIYQGQNLLELPPEARARAGVFLAFQYPLEIPGVSNLDFLRVAYNAKRKHQGLEELDIFDFDDLVRQRLEVVKLDPSFLNRGVNEGFSGGEKKRNEILQMALLEPTLAILDETDSGLDIDALRIVANGVNHLATAENGILLITHYQRLLDYIVPDYVHVMEAGRIILTGGKELALELEARGYDWVREEEAVVS, from the coding sequence GTGATTTGTCCTGATAGTCCCGTCATTTTATCGGTGCGTGAGTTAACCGCAGATGTGGAAGATACCCCGATTCTCAAGGGCTTAAATCTAGAAATCCGGGCTGGGGAGGTCCATGCCATTATGGGGCCGAACGGTTCTGGGAAAAGCACCTTCTCCAAAATTCTCGCCGGCCATCCAGACTATACCGTCACGGGTGGTGAAGTGATTTATCAGGGGCAAAATCTGCTCGAACTACCACCGGAAGCACGGGCTAGGGCAGGGGTGTTTTTGGCCTTTCAATATCCCCTCGAAATTCCGGGGGTCAGCAATCTGGATTTCTTGCGGGTGGCCTATAATGCCAAGCGGAAACATCAGGGCCTGGAAGAATTGGATATTTTTGACTTTGATGATTTAGTCCGTCAACGCCTCGAAGTGGTGAAATTGGATCCCAGCTTCCTCAATCGGGGCGTGAACGAGGGCTTTTCCGGGGGTGAGAAAAAACGCAATGAAATCCTCCAAATGGCTCTGTTAGAACCCACCTTGGCAATTTTGGATGAAACCGACTCCGGCCTGGATATTGATGCGCTGCGAATTGTCGCCAACGGGGTGAATCACCTGGCAACAGCGGAGAATGGCATTCTTTTGATTACCCACTATCAACGCTTACTGGATTACATTGTGCCTGACTATGTTCATGTGATGGAAGCAGGGCGAATTATCCTCACT